The nucleotide window GCCACGGGAAAGGATTGTTCTTCAGTCATAGGCAGGTGGTACCCCTCCTGAACGTTTTGGGCAAGAACGTCTATTCGGGCAGTGGCCAGATTCCGGCGGGAGACAGCCACCGGACGGCCGGGTGGTCGCGGGTCAGCTCGAACAGCGTCTCCACGAACTCCCATGCGTCGGCTTCCATGTCCAGGTGATGGGTGCGCATGCCCGTGGGCTCGGTCTCGTCGGCCTCGCCCGTGCGTTTGGCCCGCAGGTGGTCGACCATGTCCTTCACGCAGGCGTCGGCACCGGCAAATCCGGCGTCTCCCTTCTCGGACCAGGCAAGGACGTCGCAGTGCACGTTGACCATGCGCAGATCGTCCGGCGGGACAGGGCGTTGTTCGCGGTGGACGCAGGAGAGTCCCCGGAAACCCATGACCGGCAGGTAGGGCAGGAGCTGGGAGTCGATGTGGCTCCACGGCGGCACCAGGACCGGAACGAAACGGACCTTGAAAAGCTGGTTGAACTTGAGCATGCCCTGGCGCAGTTCGTCGAGGACCACGGACTTGGGCCGGTGAAGGCCCAGCTCGAAGTGCTCGCTGCCGTCGGGCGAGTGATCGGCATGGGAGAAGCCGTGCTGAAGGACCCAGACATGGGCCGCGTCCGAGACCGCCTTGCGCAGCGGTTCGCCCGCCCCGGCAGGGATGGCGGCCAGGCCGCAGGGAATCTCGTGCCGGTTGGAAACGCTTATCAGCCGGTCCAGCTCCACGGTGGGTACGGTGGCGTTGTCGTCCCGCCACCACAGTTCAACGGTCCGGCCCGCCTTTTGCCAGGCGTCCAGTTCCTTCAGAAAAGGTTGCAATGCTTCGAGGGTCATAGGACGATTACTCTATCAGACCTTTGTCATAAAAGCCAACGCCATCTGCTTTGGCAAGGCAGGCCGATTCGATCCGTTGCCCATTCGTCGCACATCCTCCACGAAGCCGAAAAGATTCCACGCCCGCCGGAGCGTAGTCTGCCCGCAGACGGAACAAGCACAGAACTCCTTCCCTCCGGCGAGCGGGGCGGGCCTCCCCATCTCCAAGCCCGTCCCGCTCTCTCCCGGGCGGGCCGATCGATCAGTGCACGGTCGTCAGCCGCCTTGCCAAACCTGCCGGTTTATGGTTTCCAGAAGAAGAGCATGAAAACATACATCTTCCTGCCGCCGGTCAAGAAACCGACCGGGGGCGTCACCGTATTGCGGCAGATGGCCGACATCCTGCACCAGGCCGGGCACGAGGCCTTTCTGGTGGCCCGTGAACAGGGCGGATGGAAGCCCGAAGGGTTGGCCGACGCCGCGCCCGTCATCCAGTGGGCGGACATGAAGCTGACCGGTTCCGATGTCTGGCTGGTGCCCGAGGGGTGGGTCAACGCCCTGGCTCCGGGGCTGGAGGCGGGGGCGACCTGTTTCAATTACGTGCAGAACTGGGCCTATCTTTTTTCCGCACTGCCCGAGGGCGTGAACTGGCACACCCTGCCCGTGGAGTTCCTCGCCGTGTCCGACCCGGTCTCTCGATTCATCAAGGAAACGACCTTCAAGGACGCGACCGTCCTTCGGCCCGGCATTGACCGGTCCATTTTTTTCGCGCCCGACGCCAAGCCCTCGGGAAGGATCAACGTGGCCTACATGCCGCGCAAGAACAAGGCCCTGGCCGCTCAGATCAGGGCCATCCAGCTCCACCGGTGCGGCCCTGACCGCGTCAACTGGCTGCCCATCGAGGGCATGGACGCCCGCCAGGTGGCCGACACCCTGCGCTCGGCCCACATTTTCCTGGCCACCGGATTCCCCGAGGGATGCCCACTGCCGCCGCTGGAGGCCATGGCCTGCGGCTGCCTGCCGGTGGGCTTCACCGGCATCGGCGGATGGGACTACATGCGCCAGCTTCAGCGGGAGCCCCGGTACACGCCGTGGATGACCCTGCGGGAATGTTCCTGGTCGGGCAACGGCCTGTGGTGCGCGGACGGCGACGTGCTCGACGCGGCCCTGTGCCTGGAAGAGGCCGCGCAGATGGTCGAGGAGGGCGGCCTCCCCCTCCGGGCCGGCCTGGATGCGTGCCGGGAGACCGCCGACGCCTACTCGCTGGAAGAACAGAAAAACGCCGTCCTGGCATTGTGGGACGAGTTGTAGGATAGAAGCCGCATGTCCAAATCCAAACGTCCTGAACCCGAATCCCTGGAGTTGCCTCTGGCCGGGGTGGACTCCCATGCCCATCTCGACCTGGACGACTTCGACGAGGACCGCGAGGCGATCATAGAGCGGGCCACGGCCTCCGGGTTCAGCCAGATCATGAACGTCTTTCTCGGTCCGGACGCCTACGAGAAAAACCGGGGGCTGTTCGATTCCCACCCGCAGATTTCCTTTCTCATGGCCGTGCACCCCAACGACGCGGACCAGCTGACCGACGACGTGCTCGACCGCATGCGGGTCCACTTCAAGGCGGACCCGCGCCTCAAGGGCGTGGGCGAAGTGGGGCTGGACTACTATTGGGAGCGCGTTCCGCACGACGTGCAGAAGAGTGCCTTCATCAAACAGCTCGACCTGGCCCGGGAGCTTTCCCTGCCGGTGGTCATCCATTCCCGCGACGCCAACGCCGACACCGTGGCCGTCCTCGAAGAACAGGGGTTCAGGGACTACCCGGTCCTGTGGCACTGCTTCGGCGCGGGCATGGACCTGGCCGAGACCGTGGTTGCCAACGGCTGGCACGTCTCCATCCCCGGCACGGTCACCTTCCGCAAGAAGAGCGACGACGTCCAGGCCGCCGTGGCCCGCATCCCGTTCGACCGGCTCATGATCGAGACCGACTGCCCCTACCTTGCGCCCGAGCCGTGGCGCGGCAAGCGCAACCATCCGGCCCTGGCCGTGTTCACCGCCCGGCGCGTGGCCCAGATCAAGGGCCGCTCCCTGGAAGACGTCTGGCGCATCACCGGCGACAACGCGCGCCGGTTCTTCGGCCTGTAGGCCGTGGCGTTCCCATTCGTCTTCGCGTTATAGAAGTTGAACTAGCCAAATACCGTTCATTGGTGTATGAGTGTGCGCGGTCGAACTCTTGAGGGAGTGTCGGAAATGCATGCATGCATGAGGACTGTGGCGGTCATTGCCCTTTGTCTGGCCGTGTTGGCCGGGCCATTGGATTCTCCGTGTGCGGCCCGTGGCCAGGGCAGTCGGCCCAAGCTCGTCTTCACCACCTTTCCGAGCGACGGCATGGGGGTGCTGTTCAGGCAAATCCTGGTCGAAGCCTACGGGCGGATCGGCGTTGACGTTGAAGTCCTGAAGGCCCCGGCCGAGCGCGGCCTGGTCCTGGCCAACCAGGGGCACTGCGACGGCATGGACGCCCGGGCTCCGGTCGTCGAGGAGTCGTGCCCCAACCTCGTTCGGGTGCCCACCGCCCTGTACGTCAATACCGTGGTCGCCTATTCCAAGAAAACGGACATAGACCCCGCCCGGGGGTGGGACGTGCTTGCCCCTTACCGTGTAGGGTCCCTTCTCGGGTACAAGTTCGTGGAAAAGAAGACGAGCGCCTACGACCGCGTCCTTGTCTCCTGTTACGGCCAGCTCTTCGCCATGCTCGAGAACGACCGTCTGGACGTGGCCGTGGTCGCCTACCTGGACGCTCTGCCGAGCCTGCGGGACGTCGACCTCGGGGGCATCCGCCTGCTTTCCCCGCCCCTGGCCAGCACCCCGATGTACCACTATCTCCACAAGAAGCATGCGGACCTTGTGCCCGCCATCGACAATGTCCTGCGGCAGATGCGGGATGAGGGGAGGCTGGACGCGCTTCTGGAAGAGGCCGTTGCCGTGTTCAAGACCATGCACGTGATGCCGTGCAAAATCTCCCTGCCGCAATAGCGTCCCCCACATTGGCCTTGACTCCCGAAAGGAATGGCATAGTCTCCCGGCCATGAACCTCCTCACTCCCGGCATGCGGCTCATGCTGCTCGGAACCTTTCTCTTTTCCATCGGCTCGCTGCTGGTGAAGGTGGCGGGCGTCCGCCTTCCCTCCATGGAGATTCTGTTCGTGCGCGGCGTGGTGGGCGTGGCCCTGTGCTGGTACATCCTGCGCCGTGCCGGGGCGGGCATGTTCGGACAGCGGAAGTTCCTGCTGTTCATGCGCGGGCTGCTCGGGTTCGCGGCCCTGTTCGCCGAATTTTACACCATCGTCCATCTCCCCCTGGCCGATGCCCTCGTGCTGCTTTTCTCCCACCCCATGGTGGTGGCCCTGTTCGCCTGGATACTGCTGGGCGAGAAGCTGTCCGCCGGTGCGCTGTTGTCCATTCTCGCCACCTTGGTCGGGGTGCTCCTGGTCTGCCGTCCGGCCATGCTGTTCGGGACGGCAACGGCGTCGCTCGATCCCGTTGCCCTGGCCGTGGCCTTTGCAGCCATCATCCTGATTTCCGCCGCAGTGCTCACTGTCCGGGCCCTGGCCAAAACCGAGCACCCGGCCGTGGTCATGGTCTACCCGCCTTTGTTCATCGCCCTGTTCGCCCCCCTGTTCGCCGAGGGCTGGCTGATGCCCACCCCGGAAGAATGGCTGGCGGTGCTCGGCGTGGCGCTGTTCATGAACGCGGGGCAGTATTACATGACCAAGGGGTATGCCATCGAGTCCGCCGCCCGGATCAGCGGCGTCTCCTGCCTGGAGATCGTGTTCGCGGCAACGTGGGGCATGATGTTTCTGGGCGAGGTCCCGGACATGTGGACCATCGGGGGCGGGGCGCTCATCGTCTTCGGCGTTCTGCTCCTGGGGCGCAGCGGCCTGAAAGAGCGGGCTTCCGAATCAGCCGCAGGCTGACTCCTCACATCTTTTCGAATACGTGCAGAAGCTCTTCATCCACTTCGTCGGGGTCGTCGGCGTTGAGGGTGACCAGCCGGTGCAGGAAGGTGAAGCTCAGTTCGTCCATCTCCTTGAAGGCCATGGCCGCGTAGCCGCCCCCGCGGCGGATGATCTCGCCTTCCACCACGATGCGGATGCCCGGGGACAGGGGCAGGTGCAGTTCGCACAGGGTGCCGCTTTTGCAGTCTTCGCACCCTTTGAGCAGGGCCCCCTTGAGGCTCAGGTTGCGGGTGGATACGGGGATGACCACGTCGCCTATGGTCACATAGGCCTCGAATCCGGCATCGATGCGGGTGGAGCGGCGTTTTTCATCGGACATGGCGTTTTCCTCCATGGCCAGCATAGCACAGTCGGGCAGATGAAAAAAGCCTCCCCCCGGCCCTGCCGCCCGATCCATATCCGCCCGCCCGGCAGCACGCTCAACCGCCTCCACCATGCTGCGCGAATGCGCCACAAAAAGTTTAGGAAAAGGGAGGGATGGGGGTCCGGGGGAAGGGAGGGAAAAAACCTTTTCAAAGGGTTTTTCCCTCCCTTCCCCCGGCCGCCGGAGGCAAAAAAGGGCCGGGATGCACAAGCATCCCGGCCCTTTTTTGATTCGAGTGGTTCGGCGGTCTAGTCGTATTCCACGGCGGAGATGCGCATCAGGGTTTCCCAGTTGTGGATGGCTTCAACGTAGCGGATGGTGCCGGTCTTGCCGCGCATGACCAGGGAGGAGGTCTCCGCGCCGTGGCCGTGGTAGGTGACGCCCTTGAGGAAGGTGCCGCCGGAGATGCCGGTGGCCGCGAAGAACAGGTCGTCGGACTTGACCAGGTCGGACACGGTCAGGACCCGGCGGATATCCATGCCGAATTCGGACAGGGCGTTCTTTTCCTTCTGCTTCTGGGGGTCGAGCTTGGCGAACATCTCGCCGCCCATGATGCGGATGGCGATGGCCGAGAGCACGCCCTCGGGGGTGCCGCCGGTGCCCATCATGACGTCCACTTCGCAGCGCGGGTCGATGGCCATGAGCGAACCGGTGATGTCGCCGTCGGTGTGCAGCTGGATGCGTGCGCCCGCCTCGCGGATTTCGGAGATGAGCTTCTTGTGGCGGGGCTTGTCCAGGACGAAGACCACCAGGTCGTCCACGTCCTTGTCCAGGGCGCGGGCGATGAGCTTGAGGTTGTGGCCGGTGGGCGCTTCGATGTCCACCACGTCCTTGGCCTTGGACGGGACCACCAGCTTCTGCATGTAGTAGGACGGGCCCGGATCGAACATGGCGCCCGCCGGGGCCACGCCCACCACGGAGATGGCGTTGGGGCGGCCGTTGGCCAGCAGGTTGGTGCCCTCCAGCGGGTCCACTGCGATGTCCACCTTGGGGCCATGGCCCAGGCCGAGTTTTTCACCGGCGTAAAGCATGGGGGCGTCGTCCTTCTCGCCTTCGCCGATCATGATCTGGCCTTCGATTTCCAGGGTGTTGAAGCTCAGGCGCATGGCGTCGACAGCCGCCTGGTCGGCGGAGATCTTGTCGCCTTTGCCGAGCCAGCGGGCGCAGGCAAGCGCTGCGGCCTCGGTGACGCGGACCAGGTCCAGGGCGAGATTTTTCTGTGGTGCTTCCATGGCTGACTCCTAGTATTTTTCCCGGATCATCCGGGCAAAGTTCTCCGGCGTGAAGCCGTATTTGTCGGACAGGACCTTGCCGGGGGCGCTCGCACCGAAGTGGTCGAGGCCCAGGACCACGCCGTTCAGGCCGACGTACTTGTACCACAGGCCTGTGCGGCCTGCCTCGGCAGCGGCGCGGGCCGTGACTTCCGGCGGCAATACTTCATTTTTATATGAATCCGGCTGGTCGTCAAACAGTTTGGCCGACGGCATGGAGACCACCCGCACCTTGCGTTTGAAGAGCTTGGCGGTTTCCAGGCAGAGCGAGACCTCGGAGCCGGAGCCTATGAGGATCAGGTCCGGGGTGCCGTCGCAGTCCTTGAGCACGTATGCGCCCTTGCGCGGGCCCTCGGGCAGGGCCGGGTACTCGGCCGGATCGAGGACCGGCAGCCCCTGGCGGGTCAGGAAGATGGTGGACGGGTGCTTTTCCTGCTTCAGGGCGATGTCCAGGCAGACCGCAGTCTCGTTGGCGTCGGCCGGGCGCAGGTCGATGAGGTCCGGGATCAGCCGCAGCGAGCTGATGTGCTCGATGGGCTGGTGGGTCGGGCCGTCTTCGCCCACCCAGAAGGAGTCGTGGGTGAACACGTACAGCACGGGCAGTTCCTGCAGGGCGGACATGCGGATGGCGTTGCGGCAGTAATCGGCAAAGGTCAGGAAGGTCGCGCCGA belongs to Pseudodesulfovibrio portus and includes:
- a CDS encoding polysaccharide deacetylase family protein, translating into MTLEALQPFLKELDAWQKAGRTVELWWRDDNATVPTVELDRLISVSNRHEIPCGLAAIPAGAGEPLRKAVSDAAHVWVLQHGFSHADHSPDGSEHFELGLHRPKSVVLDELRQGMLKFNQLFKVRFVPVLVPPWSHIDSQLLPYLPVMGFRGLSCVHREQRPVPPDDLRMVNVHCDVLAWSEKGDAGFAGADACVKDMVDHLRAKRTGEADETEPTGMRTHHLDMEADAWEFVETLFELTRDHPAVRWLSPAGIWPLPE
- a CDS encoding glycosyltransferase family protein, translating into MKTYIFLPPVKKPTGGVTVLRQMADILHQAGHEAFLVAREQGGWKPEGLADAAPVIQWADMKLTGSDVWLVPEGWVNALAPGLEAGATCFNYVQNWAYLFSALPEGVNWHTLPVEFLAVSDPVSRFIKETTFKDATVLRPGIDRSIFFAPDAKPSGRINVAYMPRKNKALAAQIRAIQLHRCGPDRVNWLPIEGMDARQVADTLRSAHIFLATGFPEGCPLPPLEAMACGCLPVGFTGIGGWDYMRQLQREPRYTPWMTLRECSWSGNGLWCADGDVLDAALCLEEAAQMVEEGGLPLRAGLDACRETADAYSLEEQKNAVLALWDEL
- a CDS encoding TatD family hydrolase, producing the protein MSKSKRPEPESLELPLAGVDSHAHLDLDDFDEDREAIIERATASGFSQIMNVFLGPDAYEKNRGLFDSHPQISFLMAVHPNDADQLTDDVLDRMRVHFKADPRLKGVGEVGLDYYWERVPHDVQKSAFIKQLDLARELSLPVVIHSRDANADTVAVLEEQGFRDYPVLWHCFGAGMDLAETVVANGWHVSIPGTVTFRKKSDDVQAAVARIPFDRLMIETDCPYLAPEPWRGKRNHPALAVFTARRVAQIKGRSLEDVWRITGDNARRFFGL
- a CDS encoding substrate-binding periplasmic protein is translated as MHACMRTVAVIALCLAVLAGPLDSPCAARGQGSRPKLVFTTFPSDGMGVLFRQILVEAYGRIGVDVEVLKAPAERGLVLANQGHCDGMDARAPVVEESCPNLVRVPTALYVNTVVAYSKKTDIDPARGWDVLAPYRVGSLLGYKFVEKKTSAYDRVLVSCYGQLFAMLENDRLDVAVVAYLDALPSLRDVDLGGIRLLSPPLASTPMYHYLHKKHADLVPAIDNVLRQMRDEGRLDALLEEAVAVFKTMHVMPCKISLPQ
- a CDS encoding DMT family transporter, with the translated sequence MNLLTPGMRLMLLGTFLFSIGSLLVKVAGVRLPSMEILFVRGVVGVALCWYILRRAGAGMFGQRKFLLFMRGLLGFAALFAEFYTIVHLPLADALVLLFSHPMVVALFAWILLGEKLSAGALLSILATLVGVLLVCRPAMLFGTATASLDPVALAVAFAAIILISAAVLTVRALAKTEHPAVVMVYPPLFIALFAPLFAEGWLMPTPEEWLAVLGVALFMNAGQYYMTKGYAIESAARISGVSCLEIVFAATWGMMFLGEVPDMWTIGGGALIVFGVLLLGRSGLKERASESAAG
- a CDS encoding PilZ domain-containing protein; translated protein: MSDEKRRSTRIDAGFEAYVTIGDVVIPVSTRNLSLKGALLKGCEDCKSGTLCELHLPLSPGIRIVVEGEIIRRGGGYAAMAFKEMDELSFTFLHRLVTLNADDPDEVDEELLHVFEKM
- the glpX gene encoding class II fructose-bisphosphatase: MEAPQKNLALDLVRVTEAAALACARWLGKGDKISADQAAVDAMRLSFNTLEIEGQIMIGEGEKDDAPMLYAGEKLGLGHGPKVDIAVDPLEGTNLLANGRPNAISVVGVAPAGAMFDPGPSYYMQKLVVPSKAKDVVDIEAPTGHNLKLIARALDKDVDDLVVFVLDKPRHKKLISEIREAGARIQLHTDGDITGSLMAIDPRCEVDVMMGTGGTPEGVLSAIAIRIMGGEMFAKLDPQKQKEKNALSEFGMDIRRVLTVSDLVKSDDLFFAATGISGGTFLKGVTYHGHGAETSSLVMRGKTGTIRYVEAIHNWETLMRISAVEYD